The Alteripontixanthobacter sp. genome has a window encoding:
- a CDS encoding MFS transporter has product MADTKSKPGWRDVARAMVHRKSGFMALFGFASGLPFALFLGTLYAWLTEAEVDLETMGVFSLIGLAYAFQFLWSPLIDKVDIPGLRRFGKRKQWIVPMQLVLGAILVTLSVLEPKSQLGWFSLLAGIGAFASATQDIAINAWRIDVADEEATLDILSTIYQMGYRLAALVGGALGLIIAARIGWPETYMLMGAILLGIGFFGLWAPDADVRSGAQKLADPVADDQLLALRKAGELRPEIRRNALAFVGLLWAAAIGVVLTFMIMSMTYAPEDRPNPTDFTLGWGPWIIVATVVVPALVAGWLAGKQKRGEGVLTQDAATATGGGAVMDHLYRALVLPLVEFVGRMGWSLVLILALVLTYRICDAIWGTFAYPFYLGELAYSNDEVAFASKFFGVGAIIAGLALGGLMITFLGRMTTLTIGAILAAATNLLYADLAAGGGNMQAFSDSVGFTYLIGLLGEFGRPALAKLTITIAFENLAIGIAGAAYVAWLSSIVNKKFAAVQYALLSSLTLLVGTLGRGALGEMIEDRGYYDVFIFTALIGAVAVILCVLEWMRENRAGKASGVVTPDHKVAAGA; this is encoded by the coding sequence TTGGCCGATACCAAGAGCAAGCCAGGCTGGCGCGATGTGGCGCGGGCGATGGTTCATCGCAAAAGCGGGTTCATGGCGCTGTTCGGTTTCGCCAGCGGACTGCCCTTCGCGCTGTTTCTCGGCACGCTCTATGCCTGGCTGACGGAGGCCGAGGTCGATCTGGAGACGATGGGCGTTTTCAGCCTGATCGGACTGGCTTATGCGTTTCAGTTCCTGTGGTCGCCGCTGATCGACAAGGTCGACATCCCCGGCCTGCGCCGGTTCGGCAAGCGCAAGCAGTGGATCGTGCCGATGCAGCTGGTGCTGGGCGCGATCCTGGTTACGCTCAGCGTGCTGGAGCCCAAGAGCCAGCTTGGCTGGTTCTCCCTGCTGGCCGGGATCGGCGCATTCGCCAGCGCCACACAGGATATCGCGATCAACGCCTGGCGTATCGACGTCGCGGATGAGGAAGCCACGCTCGATATTCTCTCTACCATCTACCAGATGGGTTACCGGCTGGCGGCGCTGGTCGGCGGGGCGCTGGGACTGATCATCGCGGCGCGGATCGGCTGGCCTGAAACTTACATGTTGATGGGCGCGATCCTGCTGGGCATCGGGTTCTTCGGGCTGTGGGCCCCCGATGCCGATGTGCGCTCCGGCGCACAAAAGCTGGCCGATCCGGTGGCGGACGACCAATTGCTGGCGCTGCGCAAGGCGGGCGAATTGCGCCCCGAAATCCGCCGCAACGCGCTCGCCTTCGTGGGCCTGTTGTGGGCAGCGGCAATCGGGGTGGTGCTGACATTCATGATCATGTCGATGACCTATGCGCCCGAGGACCGGCCCAACCCGACCGATTTCACGCTCGGCTGGGGGCCATGGATCATCGTCGCCACCGTGGTTGTGCCCGCGCTCGTCGCAGGCTGGCTGGCGGGCAAACAGAAACGCGGCGAAGGGGTGCTGACGCAGGATGCAGCAACTGCAACCGGCGGCGGCGCGGTGATGGATCACCTATACCGCGCGCTGGTCTTGCCGCTGGTCGAATTCGTCGGACGGATGGGCTGGTCGCTGGTGTTGATCCTTGCGCTGGTGCTGACCTACCGCATCTGCGACGCGATCTGGGGCACGTTCGCCTATCCGTTCTATCTGGGCGAGCTGGCCTATTCGAATGACGAGGTGGCGTTCGCCTCCAAATTCTTCGGGGTCGGAGCGATTATCGCCGGGCTGGCGCTGGGCGGATTGATGATCACGTTCCTTGGGCGGATGACCACCCTGACCATCGGTGCGATCCTGGCTGCCGCCACCAACCTGCTATACGCCGATCTGGCGGCTGGCGGCGGGAATATGCAGGCATTCAGCGACTCTGTGGGTTTTACCTATCTGATCGGGCTGCTGGGCGAATTCGGCAGGCCGGCGCTCGCCAAGCTGACCATCACCATCGCGTTCGAAAACCTGGCCATCGGCATAGCGGGGGCGGCCTATGTCGCCTGGCTATCCAGCATCGTGAACAAGAAATTCGCCGCCGTGCAATATGCGCTGCTGTCCTCGCTCACTCTGCTGGTCGGCACACTGGGGCGCGGCGCGCTGGGCGAAATGATCGAGGATCGCGGCTATTACGACGTCTTCATCTTCACCGCGTTGATCGGCGCAGTGGCCGTGATCCTGTGCGTCCTAGAATGGATGCGTGAGAACCGGGCTGGCAAGGCGAGCGGCGTGGTGACGCCCGATCACAAGGTAGCAGCAGGCGCCTGA
- a CDS encoding aromatic ring-hydroxylating dioxygenase subunit alpha: MPESTIDRGIMRPTPGQLALAEALARGEQRESHGITHVPASVYTDPDHFAREQTALFRRLPQVVAPSALLPDAGMAVPHDLSGTPLLLTRDGEGKSHIFRNVCRHRGTRLVEGEETVCSKRLVCPYHAWTYSVDGRLLALPRPETFPGFDKSEHGLIELPSCEAGGMIWFAPEDNGGGNFAHARTLGEDFSAFGLDDHFLYARRTHDVASNWKLIMDAFLESYHVQRLHAKTIAPFFTDGITKGDTIGPHMRSLVMRLEDTANVDFGDMEALRRVGTFAYQLLPGTVIIPSPDYVNVMCLWPQSVGRTLVEDFMLIPEEPQSDKARDHWKRSWELLDGGVFAGEDFRAAELGQQGLESGALQQLTLGELETGIRHFHESVEQALEAR; this comes from the coding sequence ATGCCTGAATCCACGATTGACCGCGGCATAATGCGGCCCACTCCCGGCCAATTGGCGCTGGCAGAGGCGCTGGCGCGCGGGGAACAGCGGGAAAGCCACGGCATCACCCATGTCCCGGCGAGCGTCTATACCGATCCCGACCATTTCGCGCGCGAGCAAACGGCGCTGTTCCGGCGGCTGCCGCAAGTCGTCGCGCCGTCCGCACTGTTGCCCGATGCGGGCATGGCGGTGCCGCACGACCTGTCCGGTACGCCCCTGCTGCTGACCCGCGATGGCGAGGGTAAGTCGCACATTTTCCGCAACGTCTGCCGCCACCGGGGCACCCGGCTGGTGGAGGGCGAGGAAACCGTGTGCTCCAAACGGCTCGTTTGCCCCTATCACGCATGGACATATTCGGTGGACGGACGGCTGCTGGCACTGCCCCGCCCCGAAACCTTTCCCGGCTTCGACAAGAGCGAGCATGGCCTGATCGAACTGCCCAGCTGCGAGGCGGGCGGCATGATCTGGTTCGCTCCCGAGGACAATGGCGGGGGCAACTTCGCCCATGCGCGGACTTTGGGCGAGGATTTCAGCGCGTTCGGACTGGACGATCATTTCCTCTATGCCCGCCGCACGCATGATGTCGCGTCCAACTGGAAGCTGATCATGGACGCCTTCCTGGAAAGCTATCACGTCCAGCGGCTCCATGCGAAAACCATCGCGCCGTTCTTTACCGACGGAATTACAAAGGGCGATACGATCGGCCCGCACATGCGCTCGCTGGTCATGCGGCTGGAGGATACGGCCAATGTCGATTTCGGCGATATGGAGGCGCTGCGCCGCGTCGGCACATTCGCCTATCAATTGCTGCCGGGCACCGTGATCATCCCCAGCCCCGATTACGTCAATGTGATGTGCCTGTGGCCGCAATCGGTCGGCCGCACGCTGGTGGAGGACTTCATGTTGATCCCGGAGGAGCCGCAGAGCGACAAGGCTCGCGATCACTGGAAGCGTAGCTGGGAATTGCTCGATGGCGGGGTTTTCGCGGGCGAGGATTTCCGCGCAGCGGAGCTCGGGCAGCAGGGGCTGGAAAGCGGCGCCTTGCAGCAATTGACCCTGGGCGAGCTGGAAACAGGCATTCGCCATTTCCACGAATCTGTGGAACAGGCTTTGGAAGCGCGATGA